A genomic region of Campylobacter corcagiensis contains the following coding sequences:
- a CDS encoding DUF1848 domain-containing protein: protein MSPVIISVSRATDIPAFYMKWFKKAWQNGQCYWKNSYTKEQILVNFDKVRCVVFWSKNYAPLIKEWKFITTLPNTIFHFTLNDYKHYETSVAELKFRIKTFKELSNLVGKDRVIWRFDPLILSKDINLVEILKRVKNLGDELSPYTTRFIFSFLDIYFYKKVSRNLAGFGLREFSADEMREFGLNLAKFNKEWNLDISSCCEEIDLSEFGIKNGKCIDEDDLVRNFSHDAKLMEYLGVKIENSLFGQKLIKTKSLKDSGQRKFCKCIKSKDIGFYNSCPHGCIYCYANLSQKSALENYKNLSFSF, encoded by the coding sequence ATGAGTCCAGTTATCATCTCAGTTAGCCGTGCTACTGATATACCAGCTTTTTATATGAAGTGGTTTAAAAAAGCATGGCAAAATGGACAATGTTACTGGAAAAACAGCTACACAAAAGAGCAAATTTTAGTAAATTTTGATAAGGTTAGATGTGTGGTTTTTTGGTCTAAAAACTACGCCCCACTTATAAAAGAGTGGAAATTTATAACAACTTTACCAAATACTATATTTCATTTTACTTTAAATGACTATAAGCATTATGAGACAAGTGTTGCAGAGCTTAAATTTAGAATAAAAACCTTTAAAGAACTCTCAAATTTAGTTGGAAAAGATAGAGTTATTTGGAGATTTGATCCACTAATTTTAAGCAAGGATATAAATTTAGTTGAAATTTTAAAAAGAGTAAAAAATTTAGGAGATGAACTATCGCCATATACGACTAGATTTATTTTTAGCTTTTTAGATATTTATTTTTATAAAAAAGTAAGTAGAAATTTAGCCGGTTTTGGGTTAAGGGAGTTTAGTGCTGATGAAATGAGAGAGTTTGGGCTAAATCTGGCTAAATTTAATAAGGAGTGGAATTTAGATATAAGTAGCTGCTGTGAAGAGATAGATTTAAGCGAATTTGGTATAAAAAATGGTAAATGTATAGATGAAGATGATTTAGTTAGAAATTTTAGCCATGATGCAAAGCTTATGGAGTATTTGGGTGTTAAAATTGAAAACAGTTTGTTTGGACAAAAATTAATAAAAACCAAAAGTTTAAAAGACAGTGGACAAAGAAAATTTTGTAAATGTATAAAGTCAAAAGATATTGGTTTTTACAATAGTTGCCCACATGGTTGTATCTACTGCTACGCAAATTTAAGCCAAAAAAGTGCTTTAGAAAATTATAAAAATTTAAGTTTTAGTTTTTAG
- the acpS gene encoding holo-ACP synthase: MIGIDIVQISRISKLKAKYGTKFMEKFLNQNEILLVKSDESLAGFYAAKEAVSKALKTGVGSEFSFLDVEIFKDKNRAPKLRFKDDLVKKFGIKNSDLSISHDGGFAIAAVILTHF, from the coding sequence ATGATAGGAATAGATATAGTTCAGATTTCACGAATTTCTAAGTTAAAAGCAAAATATGGTACCAAATTTATGGAGAAATTTTTAAATCAAAATGAGATATTATTAGTAAAATCTGATGAGAGTCTAGCAGGATTTTATGCAGCTAAAGAAGCGGTTTCAAAAGCCTTGAAAACTGGTGTAGGAAGTGAGTTTTCATTTTTAGATGTAGAAATTTTTAAAGATAAAAATAGAGCCCCAAAGCTAAGGTTTAAAGATGATTTGGTTAAGAAATTTGGTATTAAAAATAGTGATTTAAGCATCAGCCACGATGGTGGTTTTGCCATCGCAGCTGTTATACTAACGCACTTTTAA
- a CDS encoding DUF4198 domain-containing protein has product MKKLGLLCVAGLFTTQVLAHDLWVWGENGDKFSADMIYGHDFPTPEKIQEERVVLFEDVKVISKDAENILKQSGENYHYEGDKLKDGVYILNAFYKPTPWIKKDDGKWEMNKTRKDVSQKVDYCGISTMQGKAIVVVGDSDSKIITKPLNKGLEITPLFDSVKDIKEGEILKFKIMLNGKSVKNAEIYASYGGYASSDMAQAGYAKSDLDGNFEFRPLKKGLWYLKSTVNTKTGNDDCEINNDKTTLVFEVK; this is encoded by the coding sequence ATGAAAAAACTAGGATTACTGTGCGTAGCAGGGCTTTTTACAACACAAGTTTTAGCTCATGATTTATGGGTATGGGGAGAAAATGGTGATAAATTTAGTGCTGATATGATTTATGGGCATGATTTTCCAACACCTGAAAAGATACAAGAAGAAAGGGTTGTTCTTTTTGAAGATGTTAAAGTTATATCCAAAGATGCTGAAAATATCTTAAAGCAAAGCGGAGAAAACTACCACTATGAAGGTGATAAATTAAAAGATGGCGTTTATATACTAAATGCATTTTATAAACCAACACCTTGGATAAAAAAAGATGATGGCAAATGGGAGATGAATAAAACTAGAAAAGATGTAAGCCAAAAAGTTGATTATTGTGGTATCTCAACTATGCAAGGAAAGGCTATTGTAGTCGTTGGCGATAGTGATTCTAAAATTATCACAAAGCCACTAAATAAAGGTCTTGAAATAACTCCGCTTTTTGATAGCGTAAAAGATATCAAAGAGGGCGAAATTTTAAAATTTAAAATAATGCTAAATGGAAAATCTGTAAAAAATGCTGAAATTTATGCAAGTTATGGTGGATATGCAAGTAGTGATATGGCTCAAGCTGGATATGCTAAGAGTGATTTAGATGGAAATTTTGAATTTAGACCACTTAAAAAAGGTCTTTGGTATCTAAAGTCAACTGTTAATACAAAAACTGGAAATGATGATTGTGAGATAAATAACGATAAAACAACTCTTGTTTTTGAAGTAAAATAA
- a CDS encoding sulfite exporter TauE/SafE family protein has protein sequence MFSLTSIFLFLALGAFVGLVAGMFGIGGGGVMVPLLGAIFIMNGFDEVNAVRMAFGTSMATIIITSFSSSRAHNKGGFVLWQKFWLIAPGVIIGTFLGSFIATSINHIYLVCFFSAYMFYAAAKLFIKNDITNLKQKEYPKFIQTLAGLGIGAISALVSIGGGTLSVPFLTFQGIDAKKAIGTSAAIGLPIAISGTFGYMINGWEMTNLSEFRVGYVNLLAFALVGLASYNFAPIGAKFTHKLPGSWVRKLFSVLLFFMSLKMFLSVI, from the coding sequence ATGTTTAGTTTAACTTCTATTTTTCTTTTTTTAGCTCTTGGGGCTTTTGTTGGTTTGGTCGCTGGTATGTTTGGCATAGGTGGCGGCGGCGTAATGGTTCCACTTCTTGGGGCGATTTTTATTATGAATGGTTTTGATGAAGTAAATGCTGTTAGAATGGCGTTTGGAACTTCAATGGCGACAATTATAATAACATCATTTTCAAGCTCAAGAGCTCATAACAAGGGCGGTTTTGTCTTATGGCAAAAATTTTGGCTCATAGCTCCAGGCGTTATTATTGGCACTTTTTTAGGTAGTTTTATAGCAACTAGCATAAATCACATCTATTTAGTTTGTTTTTTCTCAGCTTATATGTTTTACGCAGCCGCAAAGCTTTTTATCAAAAATGATATCACAAATTTAAAACAAAAAGAGTATCCAAAATTTATTCAAACTCTTGCAGGATTGGGTATCGGAGCGATATCAGCACTTGTTTCTATTGGTGGTGGAACTCTAAGCGTGCCATTTCTTACATTTCAAGGCATTGATGCTAAAAAGGCGATTGGAACTTCAGCTGCTATCGGGCTTCCTATAGCTATAAGTGGGACATTTGGCTATATGATAAATGGATGGGAGATGACAAATTTAAGCGAATTTAGAGTAGGGTATGTAAATTTATTAGCCTTTGCTTTGGTTGGTTTAGCAAGTTATAACTTCGCACCAATTGGGGCAAAATTTACTCATAAACTTCCAGGTTCGTGGGTTAGAAAGCTTTTTTCGGTGCTACTTTTTTTCATGAGTTTAAAAATGTTTTTGAGTGTGATATGA